From the genome of Scytonema hofmannii PCC 7110, one region includes:
- a CDS encoding sensor histidine kinase codes for MVPFKLAIYVTDPRWRTFCLIVAMFAIVGLLEFVTPPDYVFGYLYIAPILLANPRFNRMATIQVTLAACFLTMVNIWVPGNDVVSFSTIASRLIAIVALVVTSILSDRNRVYQKVLLQQQAKLQAQEKLASVREDFASTLTHDLKTPLLGAIETLQALERENFGPVVSAQKKVIATMIRSHQTSLQMVETLLDVYRNDLEGLKLELAPVNLVVIAEEAATTLIGLASSRRVYITFNYGESDFRKYLWVEGDAFQLQRVFTNLLTNAINHTPRGGKIEVVLEPGSSYQTAKVMDTGAGITPEELPHLFERFYQGHSDRHAKGSGLGLYLTRQIIAAHGGTIWAENRSPHGAIFAFRLPVLPFHNASLKFNNLAEDLLD; via the coding sequence ATGGTACCTTTTAAACTTGCTATTTATGTCACAGACCCTCGTTGGCGTACATTCTGTCTCATTGTTGCGATGTTTGCTATTGTTGGGCTGCTAGAGTTTGTAACTCCGCCAGACTACGTATTCGGTTACCTCTACATTGCGCCTATTCTATTGGCAAATCCTCGCTTCAATCGAATGGCAACAATACAAGTCACTCTGGCGGCGTGTTTTCTTACGATGGTCAACATTTGGGTTCCGGGGAACGACGTTGTGAGCTTCTCCACAATTGCAAGCAGATTAATTGCTATCGTAGCACTCGTGGTCACTAGTATTCTGAGCGATCGCAACCGAGTTTACCAAAAAGTCCTCTTACAACAACAAGCAAAACTTCAAGCTCAAGAAAAACTAGCTAGCGTGCGAGAAGACTTTGCTTCTACTTTAACCCACGACCTAAAAACTCCCTTACTTGGGGCAATTGAAACCTTGCAAGCATTGGAGCGAGAAAATTTTGGTCCTGTGGTTTCCGCACAAAAGAAAGTCATCGCTACCATGATTCGCAGTCATCAAACCAGTTTACAAATGGTAGAAACGCTTTTAGATGTTTATCGTAACGACCTAGAGGGGTTAAAGTTAGAGTTGGCACCAGTTAATTTGGTTGTCATTGCGGAGGAAGCCGCCACAACCTTGATTGGGCTAGCTTCTAGTCGTCGAGTTTACATTACATTTAACTATGGGGAATCAGACTTTCGCAAGTACCTCTGGGTTGAAGGAGATGCTTTCCAGTTGCAACGAGTTTTCACCAATCTTCTCACCAATGCCATTAACCACACTCCTAGAGGTGGCAAAATAGAAGTTGTGCTGGAACCTGGTTCTTCTTATCAAACGGCTAAAGTCATGGATACCGGGGCGGGAATTACCCCAGAAGAACTACCACATCTGTTTGAGCGATTTTATCAAGGACACAGCGATCGTCATGCAAAAGGTTCGGGATTGGGGTTATATTTAACTCGTCAGATAATTGCAGCCCATGGGGGTACAATCTGGGCAGAAAATCGCAGTCCTCACGGTGCAATTTTTGCATTTCGCCTCCCCGTCTTGCCATTTCACAATGCTTCTTTAAAATTCAACAATCTCGCAGAAGACCTGTTAGATTGA
- the kdpA gene encoding potassium-transporting ATPase subunit KdpA, whose translation MLQGWIQIVLTLLIVVAITPFFGRYIARVFQEQSTFLDPFLNPVERVLYSLVGVRAKEDMTGLQYARAIVYSNIVMALLIFFIIMSQGWLPFNPTGVGAPTWDTALHTTISFITNTNQQHYSGETYMSYASQMWGLGYHMFTSAATGLAVGIAFIRGLTGRPLGNFYVDLIRAITRILLPISIVGTIVLIAAGIPETLAGPVVVPTLENPTISQAIARGPVAHYEIIKELGENGGGFFAINSAHPFENPNGFTNLIQLVAILSIPASLIYTYGIFANNLKQAWLVYSIPVAILIAFVIVTAIGEFNGNPAVNAILGSSQPNLEGKEVRFGWAQSALYAAITTASMCGAVNSLHDSFMPNGGFVTLSNMFLQIVFGGQGTGTAYLFAYLILAVFVTGLMVGRTPEFLGRKIEKREVVLASFLILLVHPIAILIPSGITLAFPDQLAGISNPGFHGFAQVIYEYASAAANNGSGFEGLGDSQPSPIAIATGAKTTATALWWNLSTCFSLLAGRYIPIIGLLFLADSMSRKQLVPFTSGTLRTDTGLFTGVTAGVILILGALTFFPVLAFGPIGEAFFIKG comes from the coding sequence ATGTTACAGGGATGGATTCAAATTGTATTAACGCTACTGATTGTGGTAGCGATTACACCCTTTTTTGGACGTTATATAGCGCGTGTCTTTCAGGAGCAAAGCACATTTCTCGACCCTTTTTTAAACCCAGTTGAGCGAGTCCTTTATTCTTTGGTTGGGGTTAGAGCCAAAGAAGACATGACGGGACTGCAGTATGCACGAGCAATTGTATACAGCAATATAGTGATGGCATTGCTGATATTCTTCATCATTATGAGTCAGGGATGGCTGCCTTTCAATCCAACGGGTGTAGGTGCGCCTACGTGGGATACAGCATTGCATACCACCATCTCCTTTATCACCAATACCAACCAGCAGCATTACTCTGGGGAAACCTACATGAGCTATGCCAGCCAAATGTGGGGATTGGGGTATCATATGTTTACCTCAGCAGCAACGGGTTTGGCAGTTGGCATTGCTTTTATTCGTGGGTTAACGGGTAGACCGTTGGGTAACTTTTATGTAGACTTAATTCGGGCAATTACTCGGATTTTACTGCCTATTAGCATTGTCGGCACCATCGTTCTAATTGCGGCTGGTATTCCAGAAACTCTAGCTGGTCCTGTTGTAGTTCCTACCTTAGAAAACCCTACCATCAGTCAAGCGATCGCTCGCGGTCCTGTTGCCCATTATGAAATCATCAAAGAACTAGGTGAAAATGGCGGTGGCTTTTTTGCTATCAACTCAGCACACCCATTTGAAAATCCAAATGGCTTCACCAACCTCATCCAGCTTGTGGCAATTCTTTCAATACCTGCTTCACTCATTTACACATACGGTATCTTTGCCAATAATCTTAAACAAGCTTGGTTAGTTTATAGCATTCCGGTGGCAATTCTCATAGCCTTTGTCATTGTTACAGCCATTGGTGAATTCAATGGTAATCCTGCTGTAAATGCGATCTTAGGCAGTTCACAACCAAATTTAGAGGGTAAGGAAGTCCGATTTGGTTGGGCGCAATCTGCTTTATATGCAGCAATTACCACCGCAAGTATGTGTGGTGCTGTGAATAGCTTGCATGACTCATTTATGCCTAATGGTGGGTTCGTAACTCTCTCCAATATGTTCCTTCAAATTGTCTTTGGAGGACAAGGTACGGGAACAGCTTACCTTTTTGCATACCTCATTTTGGCAGTCTTCGTGACAGGTTTGATGGTAGGACGGACACCAGAATTTTTAGGGCGCAAAATAGAAAAGCGTGAAGTGGTGCTGGCAAGTTTTCTAATTCTTTTAGTTCACCCAATCGCCATTCTCATACCCTCCGGAATTACCTTAGCATTTCCCGACCAACTTGCAGGAATTAGCAATCCGGGCTTCCATGGTTTTGCTCAGGTTATCTATGAATACGCCTCAGCTGCTGCTAATAACGGTTCTGGATTTGAAGGTTTAGGCGATTCACAACCATCACCTATCGCGATCGCAACAGGTGCAAAAACGACTGCAACTGCCCTATGGTGGAACCTAAGCACTTGCTTCAGTTTGTTAGCAGGAAGGTATATTCCCATCATCGGTTTGCTGTTCCTAGCAGATAGTATGTCTCGAAAACAGCTTGTTCCCTTTACCTCTGGTACATTGCGTACTGACACTGGATTATTTACAGGTGTCACAGCAGGTGTAATTTTAATCTTAGGCGCACTAACCTTCTTTCCAGTGTTAGCCTTCGGACCAATTGGGGAAGCGTTTTTTATTAAAGGATAA
- the kdpB gene encoding potassium-transporting ATPase subunit KdpB yields MQTSTEPSSSSRPPRTPQGSRDSRRHTPKADMRGLYQRAIKESFVKLNPRIAIKNPVMFIVWVGTIVTFLVTLDPNLFGTIQADTNQQRLLNGLITLILFFTVLFANFAEAVAEGRGKAQADSLRSTRTDTVARKVLTDGNVQEVNSTELRRGDIVKVIAGDMVPADGEVIKGLGSVDESAITGESAPVLKQPGTDIASSVTGGTRLLSDELTIRITADPGQGFIDRMISLVEGAERSKTPNEIALTVLLAVLTQVFLIVVSTIPPFAGFIANFVNTVYGAEAGNSLRAGASIAILISLLVALIPTTIGGLLSAIGIAGMDRVAQFNVIATSGRAVEACGDINTLVLDKTGTITLGNRMADEFIPINGHSVEDVAKVALAASVFDETPEGKSIVGLAERLRAGKDFDTNNAEGVEFSAKTRMSGTNLPNGKQVRKGAVDAIKGFVRSRSGNVPDELDAAYERVSRLGGTPLAVCQDNEIYGVIYLKDIVKPGLRERFDQLRRMGVKTIMLTGDNRITASVIAEEAGVDDFIAEATPEDKIEVIRTEQSQGKLVAMTGDGTNDAPALAQANVGLAMNSGTQAAKEAANMVDLDSDPTKLIDLVTIGKQLLITRGALTTFSIANDIAKYFAIIPTIFAAAGIGALNIMGLKSAQSAIISALIYNALIIPVLIPLALKGVKFRPLKADQLLRRNIFIYGLGGIIAPFIAIKLIDIILPLS; encoded by the coding sequence ATGCAAACCTCTACCGAGCCATCATCATCATCTCGTCCGCCCCGTACTCCCCAAGGAAGCCGAGACTCGCGCAGACACACCCCTAAAGCAGATATGCGGGGACTCTATCAAAGGGCAATTAAAGAGTCATTTGTCAAGCTCAATCCTCGAATTGCTATTAAAAACCCAGTCATGTTTATCGTCTGGGTAGGTACAATTGTCACTTTTTTAGTCACTCTTGACCCGAATCTATTTGGTACCATACAAGCAGATACAAACCAACAACGCTTGTTAAATGGGTTAATTACCTTGATTTTATTTTTCACAGTTCTGTTTGCTAACTTTGCAGAAGCTGTTGCAGAAGGACGTGGAAAAGCACAAGCAGATTCTTTGCGATCGACAAGAACTGATACTGTTGCGCGTAAAGTCTTGACAGATGGCAATGTACAGGAAGTTAATTCCACAGAACTGCGACGGGGTGATATCGTCAAGGTTATAGCAGGAGATATGGTTCCTGCTGATGGAGAAGTGATTAAGGGTCTGGGATCGGTTGACGAATCTGCAATTACTGGGGAATCCGCGCCCGTACTCAAACAACCAGGTACAGATATTGCCAGTTCGGTGACAGGAGGTACGCGCCTGTTATCCGACGAATTGACCATTCGCATTACAGCCGATCCGGGTCAAGGCTTTATCGATCGCATGATTTCTCTGGTAGAAGGAGCAGAACGTTCAAAAACTCCCAACGAAATTGCTCTTACAGTACTCCTCGCAGTTTTAACCCAAGTCTTTTTAATAGTAGTATCAACGATTCCGCCCTTTGCTGGTTTTATTGCCAATTTTGTGAATACCGTCTACGGTGCTGAAGCTGGAAACAGCTTGCGTGCTGGTGCTAGTATTGCCATCTTGATCTCTCTACTAGTTGCTTTGATTCCCACCACAATTGGTGGATTGCTAAGTGCTATTGGGATCGCCGGGATGGATAGAGTCGCTCAGTTTAACGTGATAGCAACATCTGGTCGTGCGGTGGAGGCTTGCGGTGATATCAACACACTGGTACTGGATAAAACTGGTACTATCACCTTGGGTAACCGCATGGCTGACGAATTTATACCTATCAACGGTCACTCAGTAGAAGACGTAGCAAAAGTTGCCCTTGCTGCTAGTGTGTTTGATGAGACGCCAGAAGGTAAATCTATCGTAGGGCTTGCTGAAAGACTTCGGGCTGGAAAAGATTTTGATACCAATAACGCTGAAGGTGTAGAATTTTCTGCCAAAACCCGCATGAGTGGTACCAATTTACCTAATGGCAAACAAGTTCGTAAAGGAGCAGTAGATGCCATTAAAGGGTTTGTCCGTTCTCGTAGTGGTAACGTTCCTGATGAATTAGATGCAGCCTACGAGCGAGTTTCTCGATTGGGCGGTACACCATTGGCTGTGTGTCAGGATAATGAGATCTATGGCGTCATTTACCTCAAAGATATTGTCAAACCGGGCTTGCGAGAACGATTCGACCAACTCCGTAGGATGGGAGTCAAGACCATTATGCTTACAGGTGATAACCGAATTACAGCATCAGTTATTGCTGAAGAAGCAGGGGTAGATGATTTCATTGCTGAAGCAACTCCAGAAGACAAAATAGAAGTCATTCGCACCGAACAATCTCAAGGCAAACTCGTTGCGATGACCGGAGATGGTACCAATGACGCACCAGCACTTGCTCAAGCAAACGTGGGTTTAGCAATGAACTCCGGTACGCAAGCTGCTAAAGAAGCGGCTAACATGGTGGACTTAGACTCTGACCCCACCAAATTGATTGACTTAGTCACAATTGGTAAACAGTTGCTGATTACTCGCGGAGCATTGACAACTTTCTCTATTGCAAACGATATTGCAAAGTATTTTGCCATTATTCCCACCATCTTTGCAGCAGCAGGAATTGGCGCATTGAACATCATGGGTTTAAAGAGCGCTCAATCTGCTATAATCTCGGCGCTGATTTACAATGCCCTGATTATCCCAGTACTGATACCCCTTGCTTTAAAAGGTGTGAAGTTCCGTCCCTTGAAGGCAGATCAGTTGCTAAGACGCAACATCTTTATCTATGGATTGGGTGGCATCATTGCGCCTTTCATTGCTATTAAATTGATAGATATTATCTTGCCATTGTCTTGA